In the Glycine max cultivar Williams 82 chromosome 6, Glycine_max_v4.0, whole genome shotgun sequence genome, GCTCCCAAAACTGATATGAATGAACACATCCGATAATTCAAGATAGGATTGAAACTGAAAGAGTTGATTGGAGCCACGAAAAGAGAATCTGATCTTGTTGTTCCAAATCTGTGTATACTGGATTTTCATTTCCAGGTTCGCAATCTGCCTCTGTGAGAAAGCGCATCGGGATCTGAGGACTTGCCACAAAACACTGAAGTTTATGAGCCTTGATGACAGGTTCTACCTGTTGCCTCTATAGCAAGAAGTTAGAATCATCTAACTTCTGAGAAATTGGATGAAAAGAAGGAGTAGTGGAAGTGAAATTCTGATTTGTTGCCATGGATAGACCTCAAGCTCTGGATACCATCATAgagtttgagagagagagaaaaagaagaagtggaagatattattattgattcAGAATGAAAAGGTTAATCACAAGCTgattacacatatatgattACACATAACCTGACTAAGGCAGTTAATTAACCAAAGTTAGTTACTGCTCTAACAGAAATAGTAGCTTCTAACAAAATAACAGAAATAACAAAATCACAGCAGTCCTAACTGAATCATAGCTGTTCTAACAGCTGCCCTAACTGAATCACAAAGTAAAACTTACTTAATACACTAATACTGAGTTAGATCCACGAGAGTACTTTATTTAAGCATAAACGCGaagtttattgaaataaattaaaaaaaaacttatgcctgaagtaaaagaaaacaatatatgCATTAAAGTCTGAAGAGTTTTTACCTTAAAAGTCTACCAATATCATAATTTTCTGATTGATTGACAATTTACAGTACAgtgcatgaaaattaaactttttctcTAAACATCCTCTTAATAAACAAACGAGTGTAATTTCTATGCAGTAATGTCAACCAATCAGAAATTATGGatgataatatgatttttaagtagTCATTGTAAATGTTAACAAAATTTACATAGCACAGTTTGTGATTAGATGGCTGTAAAATTTTTTGACGCTGTCATGTTTAGACTATTTTCTCTTGACAACCAATTACCTATAATTAACCAATAATTTAAAAGGTTTAGTGTCAAGTAAAagtgatgtgtgtgtgtgatagaGGGTAGTGTTATTTGTATAACTgtgtattgatttttatttaatttagattGCTGTGGATAAATTCGTAAAGTACTATGAAGATCCTGGTTCAAGACCTATTTTTGAGACTGTGGATGAGATGCTGCAGTGGGCTGGTCTGTATAATCTTACTACCAGGACTTTGCGGGATGAATTGGTGGATGCTGGGTTGTCTACCTCGTTGATCAATGAACTTGTTACTGTAAGAATTCTTTCTACTCTTTCGAATGTAGATCACAAATTCACTATTAATGTTTTGGCGATTCTGTTGAGTGCATTGATGGCAATATTTTGCTTATCATTACTGCCAGCTATGTAGTGGTGCTTTGGTATGAACTATGAAGGGATTGTTATTGTTTCACCATTACAGAACTACAAAACTGTTTTGTGTGTTTATCATGATGTACATATGTGACagcacttctttttttttttttttggggggggggggggggggggggagaacaATTTGGATAGCCATGATCAATACTTCAAAAGTGGAAGCTGGCAAGtttttcatgatttgtgtatGTTGCTAATTTAACATTGATGGTTTTAAGTGCAAGTAATTGTTActatagaataaaaaaactcaCACCTATTGAACTGATCATTGTCTGAGATTTAAAATAACTCATCAGAAGAAGAAACTTATGTTCTGGTTATTTATGCAGGTCATCACACGCATTAATTATGGCCAGAGTGTCTCCATGAGTGGGTTGGGTGGTGTGGTTTCTCTAGCAGGATCAGGTGGAGGATTATGGTCCATCGAAGGAGGCAACTGGCAAATGGCTGCTGGACTGATTAATCAGTCAGATGTGGCATTACACCTGCATGAAGAAATAAAATCTGTTGCTGACCTTGGAGATTACTACGAACTCAACTCAACAAAAGGAAACAGTTACAGATGTGAAGTTGCTGTGGTTGCTACACCACTGGATGAGTTAGATATTCAATTTATTCCTCCAATTTCAATTCCTGAGAGAAAATTACAGCACACATTTACAACTTTTGTCAGGGGCCTTCTAAACCCTGTGAGTATTTTGAGACCTGACTCCTGAGTCAGAAACTTACTGACATCATGTAATACATATTTTATCTTTCAGTCTTGTATACTTCTCCTTTTATGTTGGTTGGTGCTACTTCTAAGTTCTAATGGAGATGCTTTGTTGTGGACTAGGCATATTTTGGTCTGAAGGCTGTGACAAAAATTCCAGATCTTGTGGGCACAATAGAGGACCCtgagcttccattttcatgcattgcagttctcaagaagcacaatGAAAAAGAATctacttataaattattttctcgtCAACCAATGGCAGACACATTACTGGATAGCATCTTCAGGTAATAATATCAGCTGTTAGagtgttaattaattttctgtGTTCCTTGACACTAAAGTTATACTGCTGATTGTATACCAAAATATTCTTTACAAACATACCCCAGTTAGAAAAGAAGTCTAGtgcataattataataatgtgGGTTCTGATTAATCATTGGCTTCTCTAAAGTGAGCAACCAATTTTAGAGGATAAGGTAATTAATCTCATTTAttgatataaaagaaaaatcaattgtTGATATTACATATCATAACAAATCATAGATGTGTTGAAATATCAGTCATTGGTTTTTTCATTAAGGACTGAAATTACCTTATCCTTACTTTAAAAAAGCCAAATTCAATCATTTAGCCGTAACGTGCACATTAGGCTTGGAACCCAATGTTGACATTTACTTGTTGAGCTTTGTATTAACTATTGATCTTTAGGCTTGGAACCCAATGTTGACATTTACTTGTTGAGCTTTGTATTAACTATTGATCTTTCTATTAAGTGTTGTTCTGTCTCCCTCCCTCCCACtaaaacaaggaaaagaaaactGGAACcagtttgtaattttttgttgattgCTATCACTGGCAGTGTGAGGAAGGAGACCATTCGGATAAACTGGGCTGCATATCCTCATTACCACGCCCCAGAAGTATTTGCACCATTTATATTGGACGGGCGACATCTATACTACGTTAATGCATTTGAAAATGCAGCTAGCACCATGGAGACAAGTGCTGTGGCAGCTGAGAATATTGCCCGACTCATACTGTCAAGATATTTTGGCCAAGTAATTGTGCATTCATCTAATTTGTCTGCAAGTTCTCAAGGAGAGGGTACTCATTTAGATTTGTGAGACAGTGATCGTAAGATATTGTTAGTTTGGATGATGGtagattttatataaattgcatCTGAATTCTGAAAATTTGGAAAATCATACAATGTATAAACACTGGGTCAATAAATGATTACTCTCTCCACCCATAAAGCCGATACATTGCctgtttataaaaaagaatgttGCGAGAGGTAAAACTGATAATGTTTATACTTTGAAGGGATTAGCCTCTCACTGTTGACTAGAGATACCCTTGATGCATACGACATATAGACAAAAAAGCCCTCTCCcttgtattttattattctatatTCTATTAATGGACAGTGTGTGTGAAATGTGAATGTTAAGATTGCAATTTCTAAGGAGGATTCCCTCAGGTTTGTGTCAGTTTTGTAGGTGTTTTTGTTGATGTAAAATTTAGGGAGAGGGGATGTAAGACAAAGTTTCTGAACTCAGGATCGTTTTATGAGATACTTGCATTTTTGTCCAAAGAGACGAATGGGGGTTTCAACTTGTCACCTGTCAAATGCGATATTGTATCGTGTTTCACTCGATTAATCCCTTGGGATTATCTAAGATGCGTTTAATatgtagttttctttttttcatttgtagtaaatatattttgtaccaATCATGTTTCCTATTAATCCTAATTTCTGGGAACACTATTAATGGATTTGATAAGTTTAAAAGATTAAAGTATTAGAAATATACGACAATGTTTTGTTTGCGAGTTTAATGTCTATATATagtgacaatataaaaaaaatttacactattTAGATGACTATATAAAAAGATTTATACTTTcagtacataatttttttttctcttttctctttactAGCATACTAAAAGTTTTCCCATAGGGATGCATTTTACTCACCCATGAGAATGTTAGGGACTAtttggtttaatattttttatttttaattaaaaaatctgtttattttttaatttattttctatttttagatttgtaaataacaaaaatatttttttattattttaactgttctatgtataaattattaaaaaaatgaagagaagataagacaatatttttgtaattaaaagtaagtGATCTAAATATTTGTCTAAATTTGGCGAAGCAGacttttttatatgttatacTTTACTTTAACGACAACGTAGATGGTTTAAAAACCTTTTCATGTTTGTTACTTTGGAAACTTTGGTGCTGCCATTTATTATATGCCCAAAGAGTCATCTTAATCTTAGTATGCTGCGCAATCAACTCCACAAACTAAACCATAAATCCTAAACACAGTGACCTTGTGGCTGATGAATCCATGTTTCCACAAGGAAAAAGAAGGCAGTCAGCAGAGGCACAACTTCATCAACCAGATGTTTCGGGATATTATTGGTCAATATTATCGCTTAACCTTCAAGTATCTAACgcaaaaaatgtgaaaatggtTGCAAAATATGATTTTCTCAGTATATAATTCTTGTTAAAACTGATGTATTATTATACATGCAAATCTGTACAAATTCAATGTCACTGCAAATGGTAAAACCAATCAAACTCCAGTAACTGCACGAATTTTGCAACAGAATTTGAAGGATACAGGCAAACACAAAGTCAGATCTTATGCCTTGGTTTGCAAAGCAATTGACATGTTTTGGGTCGCAATGTTCTTCAAGCTGCCAATGGTTCCTCCATAACTGTTTACATCATCAGTCATTAGTGGTTAGctaatttcttttttcctcttttattgGGAGAGGGGGGGTTGGAATTATTAGATAGTTCAGGACCATAGCATGTTTATGGTCCCAATTGATTTCTACATGatatgcatttatttttttccaatttacaAGAAAGAATTAATAGCACTTAATTATGTCACGAAGAGATTAGTAGAGATCATGATTCCAAACCATCTAATAATTTCACGGGGATAGAAGAGGGGAAGATCAGATACCTTTTCTTTTCGTAGATACTTCAGCATCACTGGTAACAGGTGCTTTGGTTGGGACATCAGGAAGGTCCaacttttcttcaatttcttcattAGCTGAGGGAGGAACTTCAGGAAGATCTTGGACTGTAAGCTGAAGCAATAAAACAAACTCTGTCAATTTCCACAAATTAACAACTTACACGGGCATGCTGCATCTATTGCATATTTATGCGGCTTTGATTAAGTATTGACTGGTTTTTCCTTGGGTGTGACTTAAGTgagtatttcttttatcatattCCTAATTTTGAGTTCACAATTTCTGCAGTCAATCACTATCTAAAAACATTGCAAATAGGAAGATAATTCAATTCTAAGTTTTTGCGGGAAGCATAACTACCGAACGGTTACATTATGCTGTTAACAGCAGTACACATCTTTTTACCAATAGATCACATGCCCCAAATAATCTTACATACACATTCATCATACAACAAAAGAATAGCAAATTTAACCTACAAAGAAAGCTAATAATATTCCCATGCCATTTCTCCAGCACAGAGGTACAGTATGTAAAAAAGGGTTTAATTGAAGCATAATGTATGTCCCTTCCATAGTATACTATGATTAAACCAACAGGTCAATTGGAACAGtttcaatatgatttttatattggGGTGAGtagaacaaatacaaaattaagaaaaaaatggaaatccATGTACCTGGATTTCCAAGTCCTCAAATTCTGCTAAAATCTCCTCCTCGTCTTCTGCTGATAACTTCTCCcccattatttcattaatttccttcaaattcaacaaaattatGGGAACCATCAGTAAGCATCAAATTTCCATCTGGACATGGAAATCAGGTCAAAAGCAGCAAGAGTAAGCATAATAGTAAAGTCAAGCTTACATCTTGATAAGCTTTAGCTTCAGCAGTGTCATCCATAAGTTTCTGAACATCTTCAATGTTTATCTCACTTTGTATGGCTTTCATTGCATCATTACCAGCCTTCAAACTTTCAAACACAGCCTTCTGCTTGCTAGCCAGTTCAATATCTGCTAACTGAAAATGTGCATGTATTTGTTTTAGGTGTACAATTGAGTTAAGAGAAAGAAAGGTCAATGCACAATTATCTCCTCTAAACATGAGTACAAGACACCAGATGGGAAAAGAACTGAATTAGGACATAGAAACAGACAGTTGTAAAGCCATCAAAAGATGCAAACAGGTAACAATACAATTATTACTACTGGacagaaagaaacaaaacaaggaAGCAAAGTAAAAATATGACAGGTTAAtacgataaaaattaaaatactacttGCTGCTCAACATTTATAAGCCAAGCATCAACTTGCTTCAACAATTCTTCttgtgtcttttttttctttagtgcTAACAAGGCCCTGTCCTTCTTCTTTTCACGAATCAAGTCTCGTGCAGCTTGCTTTTCTGCTTCAATAACAGCATCTAGCtggaaaacaagaaatgaaaaaaaaaactgaagtaAGGAAACATGTCCAATAGGGTACTGCAGAGCTTATATTCTAAATAAAATGCTCTATCATCATTGATGACATAACAGATAAAGAGTGTAAGCATCATTGACATTCTCAACTGACTAGTCTTACAATCAACATACTTATTAGCATTTTATTGAAGTTTATTTGCAAGTCAATTTGAACAAGGAACCTAAAGGGAAAAGGCTGAAAAATGAAATCAACGCCTCTCTCCACTTCACAACAAAAGACATATGCATGAAAAGAAATGTAGTTAACATGTAAGCTCACATACCAACATACAATTTCAATAAGAAGCGTGCTCCAACACACAAAAATACAAAGCATGCttatcattaaaaatttaaaataatgtgtTGGTCTAGCTTggaaatttcagctcatttacTTTTGCATTGCTGGCTGTTATCAGATTAATTTGAATGGAACATATTATAAGGGCAGGATCTGTCCACTGAGTTTGCAgcatttctttttatctttttttggttttccacaTGTATCCTCCTTCAGAAGTAATCATGTTCAAGACACAATTGGACACTAAATGTGGGCAGCTCTTAAGGAGGTTATAATATAAGCGTGCAGTGCATGCAGTTCTATGGCGTATTAGATTGGAGCATAAAATGCATATTTTTAAGCATAGGATACAAATACAATGCAACCATCTCTTCAAAAGCCCAACATTTATTCATTGGAGCTATGCATTGAAGAATTTCAAAAGAccctaaatttatttatttgtatcttAACTAACATTTAAGGTACAACCCGTCCTGATCATATTTTCCCTATGAAAACCCTACTGTCTTGtaacaacaataaaattcaCAATCACAACACACCAAggcaaaaattgattttggaaaaaaaaaagtaaccttTTGTTGATATTGGGCGAGTTTGCGTCTCTGGGTCTTGAGTGCGAGGATTGCTTTATCAACGTCTGTTACCTTGGGCTTCTTCACGAACAAATTACCCATCGATGATTATTGTGATCTGATTTCTCACTCTCTACGGAATCGACTTCAATCGAATCGAATCAATCATAGAGGAAAAGGGGCGTTGTTGATGATCATAGCTGTAAGCTGCCAGCGAATTCAATCAACTCGACCAAACAAACACACTTTCACAGGGTTTTTGATCCTTCGCTAAAGTGAACAGCCTGGCCACACCgtaggaaaaaaagagaaaaacatatcTTCGTTGGGTGTGGAAATTTTTAGTCTATCGTCTTTAGGAGCTGACAggagtttttattaatttttatatgttttaatttatttaaaataaattttaattataatataatttatagtaTATTAATGAATGTGATTTAtctcttagtatttttttattgttattatatgtgtgaatataaataatattggaTACTAAAATATCCATATATGTTAAGATTTATAGTGtgttttataagatatttttagataatttttaactttttttattaatagaaaatttgtttggttgtttaataaaaatgtttttagtaatttttttaaaattttaatttttagttttttattttttccttcaacatttattagattttaaaaaaaattctatttaagataaaattttattttttatttttatgtaattatatatatttttaactattttaacaaataatttcatcaattatttatgaattatgattaaataaaataattaaacacttataatttaataagataatttttaagtttttaattaagtagttaagtttgagttttttaaacttttgtttttttttaaaaagtattttttattaagcaGATAAAGATTTGTTtctcaaaaaagtaaaaaataatttagacaaacactaaaatcttcttattttattaaaataaatattttttaaaaagaaataattgcaAACAATGCCTATTGCCTTATGTACCCATTTCCGTTCTCATTAAGTGGCTAATTAAGGTACTCACTTTTCCCAATACTCATTATCATCACCATATCTGGGTGTCAATGctacaaaaatttcaaattattttgagagAAAACACGTCAGCTTAGAAACCAAATCCAATATTAGACAAACCTGTTGTATGCCACAAATCACAATCCAATCCCTAATTTTGTATCTTGCAAAGCCCCCAAcccccacacacacaaaaaaagggGAAAGTCACTTAAATTAAAACCCTGAGaatgtgaaaattttgaaactcgCATCAACCGACTCTGACCCTTGGATTGGAGTGTCGCTTCGTTTGGGCGCCAAAGGCGTTTCTAGGTTTCAATTTTTcgttctattttcattttcattctcaataaagaaaatttattcgCTCGAGTCTTTTTTAAATCAACTAACTACTCACTCACTCAGTCACACAGAAGAAAAAGACTTACTCAAGAAGCTTCGAGAAAATGTCTGGAAAAGCGAAGAGGAGAGATGACGACGGTGCTTCCGACGCCGACTCTGAAGGCCACGCGCCGCCCAAGAAGTCCCTCAAGAAGGATTCCGATGACGATCCCGACTCTATTACCGTTTGCGAGGTCGATTTCTCACTCTACTATTCTATTTCTAGgatttctcttttttccttttctttctatcttttattcttttactGTGTGCTTATAACTTTTTGTTTACGATGAAATGTAGATTTCGAAGAACAGGAGGGTTGCCGTGAGGAACTGGAAAGGCAGCATTATGGTTGACATTCGCGAGTTTTACGTCAAAGATGGCAAGCAATTGCCTGGCAGAAAAGGTTACTATTCTCTTCTTTCAAATGCTTATTCACTCTTCTTTTTATCTGTTTCTGAATTTATTCTAGTTTTGTGTGTCCGTGCGTTGTTTTAGGAATAGTAAGGGTTTTGGGtcacattttttcttcaaatgctTTTCAGTCTTCTTTTTATGTGttgttgaatttattttagttttcctTGTGCGTTGTTTTAGGAATAGTAAGGGGTTTAGGTAAGATTTTTTCAATGCGTATGATTGTTATTTTGCTGATTGGATTGAAACATGCCTAGGTCTCCTATTGATGCCTCATTCGTTGTGCAAAGAGGTAGTTAAACTAACGAATAGTGTGCTATGTTTTTGTTGATGCTGGTTGCAGTTTCTACTCCCTTGTTGCTAGGTTAGTCATTATTGATAACGTTGTCACATCATTGAAGGTTGAGGGATAAATTCATAAACATGTTTGCTGCGGTAGTTGGTTACCACAttgaaaacttttattttttatgttttatgtggAGTTTGTTGAATTGTGATTCATGAATGTGTAATTTGTTGTTAGCTCTGCTGGTCATGCATTTGAAATTGCCAACAATGTGGTCCATGGAAATACTCATACATGTTATATAGTATCAACATGTAATGCATCTTGCATGTATCTTTTTCATAGTCATTACAATGGACAAATTGATAATTATGCAATTGTGTCAAGTTGCATTGGATGGATACCTGTTAACTTGATTTACATGTTTCAaccaaagtctttgcttctaatGGGGCACTGAAGGAGGTGAACAACTTGTACTGAATCTTGTAATTAACTTCTTGGTCAGTTTTAAGTTATAGGGCTCTATCTTTTTTGAACTTTGGATAACTATAGACTCTAGACTCTAGACATTTTGCAAGGTTAAAAATTAGACTCTAAATGATTGTGAGTTAATGACGTGATATATTGATGTTTGTTTGTGAGCAAACAATGGAAGATATAAAAGATGAATTAGTTTTGCTCATATGAAAGTTTTGTACCTGttggtttaattaaaattaaactaaatcaataaatatGCACTTTGATTTATGAATCTGGAAAGTTTTCAATGACTAAACAGGAAATAATGGTTAACATGGCATTTGTGGACTCATAGGGAATAGTGTTGTTGGATCATGTTAGGAAAGCTTGGAGTATGAACTGCACTCATACATCGTTATTGTGTGATATAGTTCTGTGGTGGTGTGAAGTGGCTCTTGGTTACTACAGATTTGCAATTGTAGAGCATTTTGAAATTGCAGCTGGAACTGCACCCTTTTACATGCTATAGTGGTGTGATTCTAATGGGTAGCTTAAAACTCCCTTTTGCAACGTTGTCTAGATTGAGAGTATACTCATAGGCATTTCTGTAATTGGTTGCTATGTGTCGCTATACAAGATCAATAGCTATGCACTTATATTGGAAATTTATGTATGCTTCaaaccaattaatatttttgcatTGTAATTATGCTTGTGCATGTGTATTTTGACCTGATTGTCTTTTAAAAGGTCCTTGTTTATGCTATCCTTTGATGTTCAAGATCATGCTCATGCATTGTGGTTGAGGAATCCTTATGTAGACCTGGGAAATTCTTCTAGATGTACAAAGACTAGTCAGTTGGGATCAAGTAGAGTTCTGGAATAGAACTCGATATTTGATTTATCCATTTCTTTTAAACCACATGATGATGATTTATAAATGTGGGTTACACTGacgtttttattatttgttttcagGTATCTCTTTGACCATGGATCAGGTATAACTTGAAATTATCTGAATGTTATATATTACGAGTTCCATTTTTATGCCTGTCTTAAATCTGTTGGTTCTAATGATCTAGAACAAATGGTTTTCAAGCTAATGTTCCGTAATTCATTTTCTCGTGTTTTGCAGTGGAATGTGCTTCGTAATCATGTTGAAGAAATTGACAAGGCAATTAATGAGAATTCTTAGGAAGTGGGCATTCTAGTCAATTTTATAGTTTACTATGGTAGCATGTTATATACTCTTTTTGGATTACTTAAAGTACAGTTAAGGGCTACAGTATTTTGTCTAATCAAACCCTTTGAGGTTGCTATTGTAGGATTTCGATTTTAACCTCTGGTTGCTAATGCATGTAAAGTGTCCTCTATTAAATATGCTAGTTGTTAGTTAACTATATATACTGCTACCACATCCATGTTATTTACCCTTTGTTTGGAACAGTAAAGATTGTggagaaataaaagggaaggaGAAACTacaaatttcaagaatgttaACTATTTATTTGAATAGTTGAATCTAATAATAAAAGGGTTTGAATAGTggagaaataaaagggaaggaGAAACTACCTTTTAGTCATTTTATCTGCCAAGCGTTTTAAATTGTggaataaaaattatgtaaattgtattaaaaaaattgtatattatcatataaatctcattttaatctttaatagtttatgtatagattttatttattgatcaaTTAAACAAGTTATTCGTAGCATTTACCAAATAATTAAggtaccaaaaataaaattagtcatCTGTAGCATATGGTTAAGTCAAAATTATACgaaaacatcaaattaaaaattcggATAAGCTGTTAGTTTGGCTGTAATGTACATCTCTGTATAAAGATGCAAATGTTTTACACAATTATGTAGCATATGTAAGCAAATTTACAAAACTggggtaatttttttaaaaattataggaatggatagattttaaaaatattacaagatACGGATAAAGTCATGTTTTAAAACACGACTTATCCAAATCCTGTAATTTTATTAGAAGTTTAATCCAATTTTGTAAATTTGCCGGCTGTGATAAAAATAAAGGCAGACGAAACGCGTTTTGACTAGTTTTGATCTTACTATCTTTTTAGGCAGCAACGCCCGGTTTATTTGTGGGAATTGAGACTATGTGTTTCTAATCGATCTGCAAGGTTCGTGtttaatttgaaaaagtaaaacattaaaaatcagAAAAGATAACACAAATATCAGTTACTTTATATATAATTCCTCGTCAATATCTTTACATGGGGACAAGAATGATGGAATAAAATACAGGTTACTGATTTGAATGCAACTTGATACCATTTTTTCATCTATCATTACACAGCTGGTATGCTTATAGATCCCATGTCAAGTAGTCTTGGCAGGATCTGCAACAATGCAAAGCTTGTAAGATTTGAGGCAGTAAACATGCAATATTCATTATAGCTAGTCAAGATCAACCAAGGCCATACCTCACCCAATCGTGCATTTATTTTCAAGGGCACAAAATTATCAGCACGCGTCACACCTATGTTCACAATTGCAGTAGCAGCACCAGCTTCATGAGCTGCCCTGTtcaagtaaatttaaaaaatccaaTCATGTCAGATATGCATCCAATCAATGCAACACAggcaaatgaaaattatttcagTGCTTGAAATTGGGGAATACAAGGTTTTatcaaaattagagttttgaagttaattcaaacacaaatatctttttctttgaaATGATAATTTGATTTGTATCTCATTCTCAATAATATCATTgcataaattctaaaaaaagtgTCTATACTGTTGATTAATCTTGCATGCCAACTTTTAGATGGAGGGCATCAacaatcattttataaaataacagaATTT is a window encoding:
- the LOC100499936 gene encoding RNA polymerase II transcriptional coactivator KIWI-like isoform X1: MSGKAKRRDDDGASDADSEGHAPPKKSLKKDSDDDPDSITVCEISKNRRVAVRNWKGSIMVDIREFYVKDGKQLPGRKGISLTMDQWNVLRNHVEEIDKAINENS
- the LOC100819877 gene encoding farnesylcysteine lyase, with product MAKPRRSKMMSLKLPFLLTLFLALSQAQPHSDDPPPPPSSNVCVIGAGIGGSSVAHFLRKYSPSSTPSTKIRVFERNGRVGGRIATVTVAGETFEAGASILHPKNLHTVDYVKILKLKVKEPTASEDSLSLGIWDGNKFVFKTVSPLSSTVPLIDKLLKLPFVNTLVSFVNSALMFVRYGFSLFKMQNFVEIAVDKFVKYYEDPGSRPIFETVDEMLQWAGLYNLTTRTLRDELVDAGLSTSLINELVTVITRINYGQSVSMSGLGGVVSLAGSGGGLWSIEGGNWQMAAGLINQSDVALHLHEEIKSVADLGDYYELNSTKGNSYRCEVAVVATPLDELDIQFIPPISIPERKLQHTFTTFVRGLLNPAYFGLKAVTKIPDLVGTIEDPELPFSCIAVLKKHNEKESTYKLFSRQPMADTLLDSIFSVRKETIRINWAAYPHYHAPEVFAPFILDGRHLYYVNAFENAASTMETSAVAAENIARLILSRYFGQVIVHSSNLSASSQGEGTHLDL
- the LOC100820408 gene encoding vacuolar protein sorting-associated protein 20 homolog 2-like gives rise to the protein MGNLFVKKPKVTDVDKAILALKTQRRKLAQYQQKLDAVIEAEKQAARDLIREKKKDRALLALKKKKTQEELLKQVDAWLINVEQQLADIELASKQKAVFESLKAGNDAMKAIQSEINIEDVQKLMDDTAEAKAYQDEINEIMGEKLSAEDEEEILAEFEDLEIQLTVQDLPEVPPSANEEIEEKLDLPDVPTKAPVTSDAEVSTKRKVMEEPLAA
- the LOC100499936 gene encoding RNA polymerase II transcriptional coactivator KIWI-like (The RefSeq protein has 2 substitutions compared to this genomic sequence) yields the protein MSGKAKRRDDDGASDADSEGHAPPKKSLKKDSDDDPDSITVCEILKNRRVAVRNWKGSIMVDIREFYVEDGKQLPGRKGISLTMDQWNVLRNHVEEIDKAINENS